A window from Citrus sinensis cultivar Valencia sweet orange chromosome 3, DVS_A1.0, whole genome shotgun sequence encodes these proteins:
- the LOC102618915 gene encoding putative disease resistance protein RGA4 yields the protein MLQAAVGSVDVNDLNLLQLQLENQLKDKKFLLVLDDMWTDNYDDWTNLCKPFKAGLPGSKIIVTTRNEDVSSMVTTPGAAYSLENLLRDDCLSIFVQHSLGRTDFVAHQYLSEIGEKIVDKCNGSPLAAKTLGGLLRGKYDPKDWEDVLTSKIWELGEDKSGIMRALRVSYYYLPSHVKRCFAHCSLLPKGYEFDERQIVLLWMAEGLLQHKTDEMEMEELGRKSFQVLHSRSFFQRSKIDASRFLMHDLIHDLACWASGEICSSMESTWDRKNQRRFSRNLRHLSYLSSRFDGIKRFEGLHEVEHLRTFLALPLSTRKERYVTNNLVFHVIPRLRRLRAVSLCRYWIFELPDNIGELKLLRYLDFSRSAIEVLPQSVSSLYNLQTLIVEHCYRLKKLFPDIGNLVNLRHLKNSHSNLLEEMPLRIGQLTSLRTLAKFAVGKGNCSGLRELRSLALLQEKRTISGLENVNDAEDAREVQLNGKEKLEALSLKWGDSTTSSDSSEVVEIQTQTRVLEMLKPHYGLKELKVQGYGGTKFPTWLRQSSFDNLVVLRFKNCNRCTSLPSVGHLPSLKNLFIKGMAKVKSVGLEFCGNDCSEPFPSLETLRFKDMQEWEEWISHAGTAGGDQEAAKGFPRLRELSIVSCSNLKGRLPQRFSSLERIVIRSCEQLLVSYTALPPLCELEIDGFSEVAWISHPVEAVVSDSSNSGLEESRAEFLPQEITIPNQESLPDGLHKLGHITRISMVGSHLVSFAEGGLPTNLSELMLFGCRYLTALPNGMYNLSSLQRLEIRDCPRIASIPEEVGFPPKVTTLQIESPNICKLFFDLGFHNLTSVRELFIAGGREDDVAFQQLPTSLVELDIREFPRLESLSFVRNLISLERLDLCRCYSLKSFPENGLPPSVVFLDIYLCPYLEERCKKDEGEYWHLVADIPFVRLNHKLVFDPREFS from the coding sequence ATGCTACAAGCAGCTGTTGGAAGTGTTGATGTCAATGATTTAAACTTGCTTCAACTGCAACTGGAGAATCAACTGAAAGACAAGaaatttttacttgttttggatgatatgtGGACCGACAATTATGATGACTGGACAAACTTATGCAAACCATTTAAAGCTGGCTTACCAGGCAGTAAAATTATCGTTACAACTCGGAATGAAGATGTTTCGTCAATGGTGACCACTCCTGGTGCGGCGTACTCATTAGAAAACTTGTTGCGTGATGATTGCTTGAGTATATTTGTTCAACACTCCTTGGGAAGAACAGATTTTGTCGCTCATCAATACTTGAGCGAAATCGGTGAGAAGATAGTGGACAAGTGCAACGGTTCGCCTCTAGCAGCAAAGACTCTGGGGGGTCTTTTACGAGGCAAATATGACCCCAAAGATTGGGAAGATGTGCTAACTAGCAAAATATGGGAGTTGGGCGAAGATAAGAGCGGTATTATGCGTGCTCTAAGGGTTAGCTATTACTATCTTCCTTCACATGTAAAACGATGCTTTGCACATTGTTCGTTGCTACCCAAGGGCTATGAATTTGATGAGAGGCAAATAGTTTTACTATGGATGGCAGAGGGTTTGTTACAACATAAGACTGATGAGATGGAAATGGAAGAATTAGGCCGCAAGTCTTTTCAAGTGCTCCATTCAAGGTCATTTTTCCAACGGTCAAAGATAGATGCGTCACGGTTTCTTATGCACGACCTTATTCATGATCTTGCATGTTGGGCTTCTGGAGAAATATGCTCTAGCATGGAGAGTACGTGGGACAGAAAAAATCAACGGAGATTTTCCAGAAATCTTCGTCATTTATCTTATCTCAGTAGCAGATTCGACGGAATTAAAAGGTTCGAGGGGCTCCATGAAGTTGAACATCTGCGAACTTTCTTAGCATTGCCACTTAGCACAAGGAAGGAGCGGTACGTGACTAATAACCTTGTTTTTCATGTCATACCAAGACTACGGCGGTTGAGAGCCGTATCCTTGTGTCGTTATTGGATCTTTGAGCTTCCGGATAACATTGGGGAGTTGAAGCTTTTACGGTATCTTGACTTTTCCCGCTCTGCAATTGAAGTTTTGCCTCAATCGGTCAGTTCTCTTTATAATTTACAGACACTCATTGTAGAGCATTGTTACCGTCTAAAGAAGTTGTTTCCGGACATAGGGAACCTTGTCAACTTGCGGCATCTCAAAAATTCTCATTCAAATCTATTGGAAGAGATGCCTTTGAGAATTGGTCAATTGACGAGTCTCCGAACACTGGCCAAATTCGCTGTGGGTAAGGGCAATTGCTCTGGTTTAAGAGAGTTGAGATCTTTGGCGCTTCTTCAAGAGAAACGGACTATTTCAGGCTTGGAGAATGTGAATGATGCTGAAGATGCCAGGGAAGTTCAATTAAATGGCAAGGAGAAACTTGAAGCGCTATCGCTGAAATGGGGTGACAGTACTACTAGTAGCGATTCAAGTGAGGTAGTAGAAATCCAAACCCAAACTCGGGTTCTTGAGATGCTAAAACCTCATTATGGACTGAAAGAGCTGAAAGTACAGGGTTATGGTGGTACAAAATTTCCAACTTGGTTACGACAGTCCTCATTTGATAATTTGGTGGTACTAAGGTTTAAAAATTGTAACCGGTGTACCTCCTTGCCATCAGTTGGGCACTTGCCCTCGCTTAAGAATCTCTTTATCAAAGGCATGGCCAAAGTGAAGAGTGTTGGTCTGGAGTTTTGTGGAAATGATTGCTCAGAGCCTTTTCCATCACTAGAGACTCTTCGTTTCAAGGATATGCAAGAATGGGAGGAATGGATTTCTCATGCAGGTACTGCTGGTGGTGACCAAGAAGCTGCTAAAGGGTTTCCGCGCTTGCGAGAGCTTTCTATTGTAAGTTGTTCCAACCTTAAAGGTAGATTGCCCCAGCGTTTTTCTTCACTTGAAAGGATTGTCATTCGGAGTTGTGAGCAATTGTTGGTGTCATATACGGCGCTCCCCCCACTCTGTGAACTAGAAATTGATGGATTTAGTGAGGTGGCTTGGATAAGTCATCCGGTTGAAGCAGTTGTTTCTGATTCTTCAAATTCAGGGCTGGAGGAGTCAAGAGCGGAATTTCTGCCCCAGGAAATTACGATCCCTAATCAAGAATCACTACCGGATGGTCTGCACAAACTTGGCCATATTACAAGGATTTCGATGGTTGGTTCTCATTTGGTTTCGTTTGCTGAAGGAGGGTTGCCCACAAATCTGAGCGAGCTCATGCTTTTCGGTTGTCGATATCTAACGGCCCTGCCCAACGGCATGTACAatctctcttctcttcaaCGTTTGGAAATACGAGATTGTCCACGAATAGCATCCATTCCTGAGGAAGTTGGTTTCCCCCCAAAAGTCACGACACTACAGATTGAAAGCCCAAACATCTGTAAACTATTCTTCGATTTGGGGTTCCACAACCTCACCTCAGTTCGAGAACTCTTCATCGCAGGAGGAAGGGAAGACGATGTGGCCTTCCAACAGCTTCCTACTTCTCTAGTCGAACTGGATATAAGAGAATTTCCTCGGCTGGAATCCCTGTCCTTTGTTCGCAACCTCATTTCATTGGAAAGACTTGACCTCTGCAGATGTTACAGTCTAAAATCTTTTCCAGAGAATGGCCTGCCTCCTTCAGTTGTGTTTCTAGATATCTA